Genomic DNA from Aphanothece sacrum FPU1:
GGGAGAAATTTGGGATAAAACAGAATTTATCAAAGCAGAAATTGATCCCAATGGAGTCACCCTAGACTTAGTAAATTTGGATACAGGAGAACCTAAACAAGTAAGAGGAAGGTTACTCATGGACGCTATGGGAACAACTTCTCCTATTGCTTGGCAATTAAATGGTAAGCAAACTTTTAATAGTGTGTGTCCTACCGTTGGTGCAATTATAGAAGGATTATCCTCTGAAGTTTGGGATGCTAAATATGGAGATGTTTTAAATTCTCATGGAGATATTTCTCGCGGTAGACAATTAATTTGGGAGTTATTTCCAGGAGAAGGTAATGAGTTAACGTTTTATCTGTTTCATTATCATGAAGTCCATCCTGATAACCCTGGTTCTTTATTAGAAATGTATGAAGATTTCTTTACTATTTTACCAGAATATCGTCGTTGTGACGTAGAAAATTTAGTCTGGAAAAAGCCTACATTTGGTTATATTCCTGGTCATTTTACTATGGGAAAACGGGATCGCTTAGTTGCTTTTGATCGATTATTAGCGATTGGGGATGCTGCGTCTCTGCAATCTCCTTTAATTTTTACAGGATTTGGGTCTTTAGTGCGTAATTTAGGAAAGTTAACTCGTTTATTAGATAAAGCTTTAAAAAATGATAATTTAACGGCCGAAAATCTCAATAAAATTCGTGCTTATCAAAGTAATGTAGCGGTTACTTGGTTATTTTCTAAAGGAATGATGGTTCCCACCGGAAAAGTTTTACCACCGCAAAGAATTAATGAAATGTTAAACACATTTTTTGGGTTATTAGCTGATTCTCCTCCAGAAGTATCAGACACATTCATCAAAGATAAAACTACGTGGTTAATGTTTACCAGACTTGCTTTAAAAGCAGCGCGAAAAAATCCAATTTTACTGCTTTGGATTTGGGAAATGGCAGGAAGCAAAGATATTTTACGGTGGTTAAGATCTTATTTTAACTTTAGTTTAGATGCCTTGAAAAATGCGTTATTTTTCCCAAAAGAATGATCAAGATATAAATAACAGTAAATGAGGTAAATATGGAACAGGCAAGATGCCTGTTCCACTGTAAATTAGATAAACCCGCTCGTACAATAAACCCGCCCCTAACGTTGTCACTCAGGCCTGAGAGTCATATCAAAACCTGCCCTGCTATGTGTAATTAATTTTGTTTAAGCACTTATTTCCCCTGAAAACATTATAGGAGTTTTACTGATGCTTTCTCCATTTCCAGGGATGAATCCCTATCTAGAACATCCTTCTCTGTGGGCAGGAATCCATCATCGGTTAATTACCGCGATCGCCGATGATCTCGCGCCTAAACTTCGTCCAAGGTACATTGTAGCCATCGAAGAACGGGTATATGAAGTGAATGGGGACACCAATCTTCTAGTAGGTGTACCCGATGTTTTGGTGCAAAGTTCCCTCTCTTTAGGGCGATCAAATCAATCTGATGTTGGGGTTGCCTTAATCCCTCAACCGATGGAGATATTGTTACCAATACCGGAGATTATGACAGAAGCTTATTTAGAAATTCGTGGGGTGAAAACTGAGGAAGTTGTGACCATTATTGAGATACTTTCTCCCAAAAATAAACAGGTAGGAATCGGACGATTGCAATACGAAACAAAGCGACTAAAAATTTTGGGGAGTGGGACTCATTTGGTTGAGATTGATTTGTTACGTCAAGGAAATTCTATGGCAATGGTGGGAAATTTTGGGCAAAATCATTATAGGATTATGGTTAGTCATAGTGAAACTCGGCCAAAGGCTCAACTTTATGGTTTTAATGTGCGCGATAAGATTCCTGAGTTTCCAGTGCCATTAATAGCTAGTGAACCAGAACTGATGATCGATCTTAATATATTGCTCGATGAAATTTATGATCACGGAAGCTATGACTTAAGAATAGATTACAGTCGTCCCCCGATTCCTCCTTTGTCAGAACCGGATATGATTTGGGTGAAGGAAATTTTAAATAATAGTGAGAAAAATTGATAATTTCCCCAAAAACTAAAAGGAAGAGGGTTTAACTTCTCTTCCTTATCTCTGATTTGTTTTTTGTAATCCGAATCTGGTTTCAACTTTTTGCGTAACATTTGTTGTTGCTTTCTAAGTTGTCGTTGTCTTGCGCTTCCCCCTCGTCCTTTGTCGTTACGTCCTTGACGACGGGGGGACTCCTATCGTTTTAATCTTTCCGCCATAAATTAACCTATTGTTGACAATATATTTGATTGTAGCATCTTTTTGATGTAGGTAGGGATAATAGTCAGTTTTGCCTGACCCATAGCGGCCTTGTATGATATAATTTCTAATTAAAATGAGAATGCTGTCCCCAAAAAAGCCATTATGCCCCAAGCTGTCGGTGTTATTCAAACAATAGGATTTCCTGCCGTCTTAGCGGCGGCAGATGAAATGGTCAAAGGTGGCAGAGTCACCCTAGTCTATTTTGATTTAGCAGAAAGAGGCGAATTTTTAGTTGCCATACGCGGCCCCGTTTCAGAAGTGGAAAGATCAATGGAAGCGGGAATAAAAGCTGCCGAAAACTCTTTTGGAGGTGTCGTAGTCAGTCATTATATTGTCCCTAATCCCCCAGAAAATGTACTCGCTGTTTTACCTTTAGATTATACGGATAGTGTAGAACGATTCCGAGTTTAAGAATCTATTTATGAAGTATATAATATAGAAGTAGGGGCAAAACACATTGTTAAGCCTGAGACTTATTTATGAATCCATTGCTTAATAGAAGACAAAATAAACGGGAAAATAACTAATAAAATAAACACAATTTCCCCAATTCCAGGAACCCCATTAAATTCAGGATTTTTTGCTGATTCTATCTTAATAATAACCGGAGATGATGTTGTAGAATTATCTTGAGTTTTCTCTATTTTTGGGGTTAATTCATGTTTGGGAGAATGGTTATCATGAACATGACCCTCATGAGCTAATAGAGGTTCAGAAACAAACAATATAGAAGAAGAAATCAGGTTAAAATAGATCAGATTTCGAGAAGTCATAATCAATTACTTTTCAATAATTCCGCCTCCTAATAATACCTCCCCATCATATAAAACGGCCGCTTGTCCTGGAGTAATTCCAAATTGAGGGTCATCAAATAATAATTGTAGACGATTATCTCCCAAAGGAATCACATTAACCGCAACAGCAGAAGAACGATAACGAACTTGTACTTGTACACGAATAGGAGTAACAGGTTCTAATATAGATACCCAATTCATGCGCCCTACGGTACAATCAGATCGTCCCCCACTGTCACGCTTTCCCACAATAACCTGATTCATAATAGGGTCAAGTTTCACCACATATAAAGGTTCAGCCGCAGCTACTCCTAAACCTTTTCTTTGTCCAATTGTATAATGATGAATTCCTTGATGTTTCCCTAATATTTTACCCTCCATATCAACAATATCACCCTCTTTTTGTTGGATATATTGGTCAAGAAAAGTCTTCATAGAACCATGAGCTTCAATTAAACATAAATCTTGACTTTCTGGCTTTTCTGCAGTTTTCAGTCCAAATTCTGTGGCAATACGTCGGGTTTCTTCTTTGGTATATTCCCCTAACGGAAACAGGGTTCCCCCTAAGACATCTTGACTCAGATCATATAAAAAGTAAGATTGATCTTTATTACGATCAATAGCGCGTAATAATTGATAACGTTGAGTATTTTCATCATAACGAATACGAGCATAATGACCCGTGGCAATGCCATCGCAGC
This window encodes:
- the mnmA gene encoding tRNA 2-thiouridine(34) synthase MnmA; this encodes MKKVVVGLSGGVDSSVAAATLHHQGYEVIGLTLWLMKGKGQCCSEGMVDAAFICEQLGISHHIVDSRDVFQAYIIDYLVSGYESGITPLPCSQCNKAVKFGPMLDYSKQKLGCDGIATGHYARIRYDENTQRYQLLRAIDRNKDQSYFLYDLSQDVLGGTLFPLGEYTKEETRRIATEFGLKTAEKPESQDLCLIEAHGSMKTFLDQYIQQKEGDIVDMEGKILGKHQGIHHYTIGQRKGLGVAAAEPLYVVKLDPIMNQVIVGKRDSGGRSDCTVGRMNWVSILEPVTPIRVQVQVRYRSSAVAVNVIPLGDNRLQLLFDDPQFGITPGQAAVLYDGEVLLGGGIIEK
- a CDS encoding DUF4058 family protein; the protein is MLSPFPGMNPYLEHPSLWAGIHHRLITAIADDLAPKLRPRYIVAIEERVYEVNGDTNLLVGVPDVLVQSSLSLGRSNQSDVGVALIPQPMEILLPIPEIMTEAYLEIRGVKTEEVVTIIEILSPKNKQVGIGRLQYETKRLKILGSGTHLVEIDLLRQGNSMAMVGNFGQNHYRIMVSHSETRPKAQLYGFNVRDKIPEFPVPLIASEPELMIDLNILLDEIYDHGSYDLRIDYSRPPIPPLSEPDMIWVKEILNNSEKN
- a CDS encoding carbon dioxide-concentrating mechanism protein CcmK yields the protein MPQAVGVIQTIGFPAVLAAADEMVKGGRVTLVYFDLAERGEFLVAIRGPVSEVERSMEAGIKAAENSFGGVVVSHYIVPNPPENVLAVLPLDYTDSVERFRV
- a CDS encoding NAD(P)/FAD-dependent oxidoreductase, coding for MKELLYLEIPTPETTAVCKWLQQKWNPTLGNKIMTPDGIRVQGIDETSSSVPCIPENDLSIFLWSVQRTTYLKVFRWGKSPFPSEKRVIEQLIQEIRTEFPPQYPQLPELDLSNQSIFAALAPYYPQTVHFFQKMPQGETDLRRVYWWEKRWRESVKNPQQPKQVICSVQGSNSQVTDYDLIYIGGALGAVHAAVMAQLGYRVLLVERLAFGRMNREWNISRGEFQSLIDLGLFTQTEFESIIAREYVDGFSKFFDGNNSPHLKADVLHTPTVLNIAIDSTKFLGLCGEKLLKAGGEIWDKTEFIKAEIDPNGVTLDLVNLDTGEPKQVRGRLLMDAMGTTSPIAWQLNGKQTFNSVCPTVGAIIEGLSSEVWDAKYGDVLNSHGDISRGRQLIWELFPGEGNELTFYLFHYHEVHPDNPGSLLEMYEDFFTILPEYRRCDVENLVWKKPTFGYIPGHFTMGKRDRLVAFDRLLAIGDAASLQSPLIFTGFGSLVRNLGKLTRLLDKALKNDNLTAENLNKIRAYQSNVAVTWLFSKGMMVPTGKVLPPQRINEMLNTFFGLLADSPPEVSDTFIKDKTTWLMFTRLALKAARKNPILLLWIWEMAGSKDILRWLRSYFNFSLDALKNALFFPKE